The proteins below come from a single Cannabis sativa cultivar Pink pepper isolate KNU-18-1 chromosome 3, ASM2916894v1, whole genome shotgun sequence genomic window:
- the LOC115713666 gene encoding uncharacterized protein LOC115713666 isoform X1: MAEMFDTNMYKKDEGPIIVIVTSTTIKKFQGEISFSSTSATKLYINLEIDYVASLIERFSTVVNGVQYIESSNVNKVSLEEEMFVNRMNIKELLEADWDDGMQEYKVTIKAKIFGIDTTFGWYYMSCKTCLKKLVLKNGVHTCDRCDKICDYPLLMYKIHIKVRDKSAETTFVLFNLVAEKLLDTSVKKILPTNNDEVPAVIQALCGKDFVYKLRLNHFNLKDGYENFTVSKIFVPDDILEQAHESKKREEINIDRNENNSDRDLEDLEVEDMTVAGECRKRKFQIVDDEEEVDDDAKN; the protein is encoded by the exons ATGGCAGAGATGTTTGATacaaatatgtataaaaaagaTGAGGGTCCTATTATTGTGATAGTAACTTCTaccacaataaaaaaatttcaag GTGAAATCAGTTTTTCTTCAACAAGTGCTACAAAATTATACATAAATCTAGAAATAGATTATGTAGCATCTTTAATTGAACGATTTTCAACCGTTGTCAATGGGGTGCAATATATTGAAAGCTctaatgtgaataaagtttctctTGAGGAAGAGATGTTCGTCAACCGAATGAACATTAAAGAACTATTAGAGGCTGACTGGGATGATGGAATGCAG GAATACAAAGTTACTATAAAGGCAAAGATTTTTGGAATTGATACCACTTTTGGTTGGTATTATATGTCCTGCAAAACATGTTTGAAAAAGCTTGTACTCAAAAATGGTGTTCATACCTGTGATCGTTGTGACAAAATATGTGACTATCCTCTTTTGAT GtacaaaattcatataaaagTCAGAGATAAAAGTGCAGAGACAACTTTTGTCTTATTCAATCTTGTGGCTGAGAAACTACTTGATACATCAGTAAAGAAGATTTTACCTACAAATAACGATGAAGTTCCAGCAGTAATTCAAGCTCTTTGTGGAAAGgattttgtttataaattaagATTGaatcattttaatttaaaagatGGATATGAGAACTTTACTGTATCTAAAATTTTTGTGCCAGATGATATATTAGAACAAGCTCATGAATCCAAAAAGAGAGAG GAAATAAATATTGACAGGAACGAAAATAATTCTGATAGA GATTTGGAAGATTTGGAAGTTGAAGATATGACTGTCGCTGGTGAATGTAGAAAGAGAAAATTTCAAATTGTTGATGATGAAGAGGAAGTCGATGATGATGCAAAAAATTAG
- the LOC115713666 gene encoding uncharacterized protein LOC115713666 isoform X2, which yields MAEMFDTNMYKKDEGPIIVIVTSTTIKKFQGEISFSSTSATKLYINLEIDYVASLIERFSTVVNGVQYIESSNVNKVSLEEEMFVNRMNIKELLEADWDDGMQEYKVTIKAKIFGIDTTFGWYYMSCKTCLKKLVLKNGVHTCDRCDKICDYPLLMYKIHIKVRDKSAETTFVLFNLVAEKLLDTSVKKILPTNNDEVPAVIQALCGKDFVYKLRLNHFNLKDGYENFTVSKIFVPDDILEQAHESKKREDLEDLEVEDMTVAGECRKRKFQIVDDEEEVDDDAKN from the exons ATGGCAGAGATGTTTGATacaaatatgtataaaaaagaTGAGGGTCCTATTATTGTGATAGTAACTTCTaccacaataaaaaaatttcaag GTGAAATCAGTTTTTCTTCAACAAGTGCTACAAAATTATACATAAATCTAGAAATAGATTATGTAGCATCTTTAATTGAACGATTTTCAACCGTTGTCAATGGGGTGCAATATATTGAAAGCTctaatgtgaataaagtttctctTGAGGAAGAGATGTTCGTCAACCGAATGAACATTAAAGAACTATTAGAGGCTGACTGGGATGATGGAATGCAG GAATACAAAGTTACTATAAAGGCAAAGATTTTTGGAATTGATACCACTTTTGGTTGGTATTATATGTCCTGCAAAACATGTTTGAAAAAGCTTGTACTCAAAAATGGTGTTCATACCTGTGATCGTTGTGACAAAATATGTGACTATCCTCTTTTGAT GtacaaaattcatataaaagTCAGAGATAAAAGTGCAGAGACAACTTTTGTCTTATTCAATCTTGTGGCTGAGAAACTACTTGATACATCAGTAAAGAAGATTTTACCTACAAATAACGATGAAGTTCCAGCAGTAATTCAAGCTCTTTGTGGAAAGgattttgtttataaattaagATTGaatcattttaatttaaaagatGGATATGAGAACTTTACTGTATCTAAAATTTTTGTGCCAGATGATATATTAGAACAAGCTCATGAATCCAAAAAGAGAGAG GATTTGGAAGATTTGGAAGTTGAAGATATGACTGTCGCTGGTGAATGTAGAAAGAGAAAATTTCAAATTGTTGATGATGAAGAGGAAGTCGATGATGATGCAAAAAATTAG